From the Hordeum vulgare subsp. vulgare chromosome 1H, MorexV3_pseudomolecules_assembly, whole genome shotgun sequence genome, the window AGAATCTTATCATGGCATTGACATTGATAATTCTTCACTGCTGCTGTTGTTTTTCGGAAATTCACCTCCACCTTTGCCATAGTATCATCTCTATAGTTGTGTGTTGAGAATGTGGTAGGTCTGTACTAAAGGGACCCTCCCCCTGTCACTGTTACTTTTCCATGTGAGTGAGATGAAGATGTATatgaatttgtgcatcaagaatcaAGAACGGATTGCAGAACTGTGAATCCACAATGGCCAATGGAAAATGTCTTTTGCCACTTCAAATGTTTTCTGTAGAATGTCCGCTCAAATTGCACTTTAATCGTAGTACGCTCTCTCACTTCAGTGTTGTCCTTCTCCTTTCACCCTTCTGtattatttttctatgtttttaGATCCTATATCTCGTCCATGTTGTTCCTATTCCTGTGTATTCAACTCCTGCATTCCAAGTGGCCCATAGTGTCTGTACAGCATATGTTACTATTTAAAAATGAATACtctctctgtcccaaaataagtgtctcaatcttaatacaattttgtattagagttagtataaagttaagacaattattttgggacggagggagtagattacaATGCGGGAAGAACCCCCTCGGCATGTCATAAGTAGCAGTGATACCCTCAGCTTTATTCCATCCGGGAAATGACAAACGAGGCTAAATCCACACCATAGGATTTGAACCTTCATGCTAACGCCACCGCACACCCAATGCTGGGATATACTAAGTTCTTGGTTTATGATTTCTATTGGTTAGAGAAGAGTATTTCATATGTTGCACGATGAACTTAATGGGCTCAGACTCTAGATTGGCCATTCCGGTTTCCTCTCGGCTGTCATAATTGAATACTACAATTGCTTTGTGTATAGAGGTTTGGGGAATGCTTTCATTGTTGAGTTTAGCATAGTGAATTTTCATGAATTCCTTTTTGGTCACTTTTGTAAGAACAAGTACTCTCTTCCTTACTGGATACCTCATAAGTATATGCTTTTGTGATTTCATCAGTATTTAATTCCCAATTACAGAGTTCGTCCATGGCAATGGACTCCAAGGTGCTGCTAACTGCATGATCTCTAAACAGTCCACTATCAGGTATGCCAATCTGCTCTCCTGTTATCCAGGTGACATCACTACTCTTGTTACATCAACATACTCAACAAACTATGGCACACACTCAGTGCATCAAATTGAATTTGAGTCTTATCTCACACGAGGAATCTGAATCATATTTCTGTGGAAAAGCCAACCTTTACACCATGTTAATTTTCTGCACCCCACTAAATGACCTTGCAACTTTTGCATGGAGTCATGTATTTACATCTTACCTTATCTGACCTTGCTTGGGAAAGGCACTCACTAGGTTCTTTTACCATACTCTAATTCTACTGTATCTTTGTTTATCTCATCTTATGGAACTACTGTTCAGATTTTTTAGTTGTTAAATGTAGGTCTTGTTTTGTAGGTATGCTACTAGCAGTACATTGTTATTTGATGCATATTTTAGGATTTATATATATTAGGTGACAATACTGTCTTCTTTATAGGAATTTTCATGCAGGTGTGTATATGTTGGCATGGCACCAGAAAAAGGAGGATGTTGTTGGGCTAAAAGCACCGAAAAGGGAGAAGCGGGTGAGAAAGGAAACTAGGAGTCAACCTCCTGTAGAAGCGCCATATGTTGCACCAAAACCAAAGCTGACCAAATCATCGCCAgataaaattgttgaaatttttgatgGGATGACATTGCGTGAGCTATCTAAACGATCCGGTGCAACCATCAATGCGCTTCAAAGCATACTTGCAGATCTTGGCGAAAGGGTTGAATCAGAGTTCGACTCTATTACCATCGACCTAGCTGAGCTAGTGGGTATGGTATGTATTTATAATCTTCCTTTTGTGACATCTACGTTTCTGTATGCTACTCTGAAGCATATTCATATTAGTAACCAGTCGTACCAGGATAACTTTATTTGCATGTCATATGAGACTAACTCAACGCGATGATGGCTATAAATTCACTCTAGATGTTGCATTTGACCTCATCTATCAAAATGATCTTGTTGCAAGGTGTGATATGGTGATGCTAAAacagtatttatttcttcaaatTCTTCTATTTTCTTAATGCTCTCATTAAGCAAGTTCAAGTTGTTAATTATGAGAATGGTGGATCCACTTGTGTTGGTTGACTTCCATTTAGCAAGTGTAGTCGTGCATTGTGGTTGGTTTGTAGTGCCCCCCCCCTTCTGACCATATATTCACAGACAAcggaattgttacttgtttaaaCTTTACGTACActgatgttgttattaattatatGTACTATTGTCTCCAGTTTACACCTAAGCTTTGTCATCATGAAATATTTATGCAGCTTTAGCAAAGCTTCTATTTCTTATGAATCATGATATAATCCATTTCTTTCTTCCTTCTTGCACAGGAACTTGGTGTTAATATCAGAAGAATGCACACGGGTGAAGGCACAGTTGAACCACGGCCTGCTGTTGTAACAGTTATGGGCCATGTTGATCATGGTAAAACATCGCTTCTGGATTCCCTACGGCAAACATCTGTTGCTGCTAAAGAAGCTGGTGGGATCACTCAACATATAGGTGCCTTTGTTGTCGAGATGCAATCTGGAGCCTCTATCACATTTCTTGATACACCAGGGCATGCTGCATTTAGTGCTATGCGGGCTAGAGGTGCAGCTGTCACAGATATTGTAGTGCTTGTGGTTGCAGCAGATGATGGTGTGATGCCTCAAACACTTGAAGCCATGTCGCATGCAAAAGCAGCAAATGTTCCAATTGTAGTCGCCATAAACAAATGTGATAAATCCGGAGCTGACCCTGAGAGGGTCAGAATTCAGCTTGGTTCTGAAGGATTGCTTTTGGAGGATATGGGTGGTGATGTACAGGTTGTTGAAATTTCTGCATTATCGAAACTTGGTTTGGATAAATTGGAAGAGGCTTTGTTCCTTCAGGCCGAGATAATGGACCTGAAAGCCAGAACAGATGGGCCTGCTCATGCTTTTGTGGTGGAGGCACGGGTGGACAGGGGCAGGGGACCACTTGCAACAACTATAGTTAAGTCCGGCACATTAGTTAGTGGACAATACATTGTTGTGGGTGCAGAGTGGGGAAGAATTAGATCACTTAGAGACACGGCAGGGAAAGTAACAGAGTCTGCAAAACCCGCCATGCCTGTTGAGATTGAGGGGCTGAGGGGCCTCCCAATGGCTGGGGATGATGTAGTGGTTGTTGACTCCGAGGAAAGGGCTAGAATGCTTAGTCAAGGGCGGAAGAAGAAACAGGAGAAAGATAGGCTTCGGAAGATTGATGAAAACATGACAGAGGAGGCAGAAATTGGAGAAGAGACTCCTGAAAGAGTTGAGATGCCCATAATCGTGAAAGCTGATGTACAGGGCAGTGTTCAAGCAGTTACAGATGCCTTAAGAAATCTTAATAGCCCACAGGTATTTTCTCGACTACATTGGATgccttatttttgtttttgtagtCTCACAAACTTGACTACATAAGCACTCAAGCAGTGCTGAATTCCTGATCGCTGACCCTGCATTTTAGACCATATGTAGGTTTGTTCCGGTGGTTTCATATGATATATGTTCTATTTACAATATGCCAATATTTCTGTTAGATTCACAGTCATGCCTATGCTACCTTCTTTTTAGGTGTTTGTGAATATTGTTCATGTTGGCGTCGGCCCAGTAAGTGAACATGACATTGACCTGGCACAAGCATGCCGAGCCTGCATAGTTGGTTTCAACGTTCGTGATCCACCGAGTGCGATTACTCTAGGAGCAACACAAGCCAACATAAAGGTACCACGTTTATTATTGCTATAGTGCATGTACTGCTTTTGATTAAGTGTACACTTttggtagaaatcaagttttATGGCTTGGATGTTGGTGGTGATTTTTTGTGTCATATTTTCATGCTCAGTGTAGGATGTAAATATGCCTTCTGGGTTACGTGCAAAGAGGATAGATCTTACCAGAAGATAAcattttctctttctcttgtttCTGGTGTTTCTTTACATTGTATAGACACTAGGATATGTTATAGTGAATTTAGAAAGAGTAAAAATAATTCAACTCTTATGTGTCTGGAATTGAGGATATGGCCTACATCATATTGACCTCATTAAATACTCTGGTGTTTCTTTACATTGTATAGACACTAGGATATGTTATAGTGAATTTAGAAAGAGTAAAAATAATTCAACTCTTATGTGTCTGGAATTGAGGATACGACCTACATCATATCGACCTCATTAAATACTGGACTTGGAGTATGATAAGAGAATCCGGATCTCAACCTCTGATCAATTTTGAATGTCATACAGGAAGTCAGATTGCCCATGTCCCTCTAATATTGCAGGGTATACTGCAATGGAGTGCTCTTTTCACTTTTCTTGAAGCACCATTTGTTTTGGTGGTTCATGTGAACCATATAACCTTGATTTAGTTTTCATATCCTGAGTTAAGTCTGGTCCCATTCTATATGTCCCAACAAGTACACAACATATGTCCCCAAAAGGAAAGTATATGATACATATTGTTAAGGGTCTAAATTTGCTCGTTGATTTTTTTAGCCTTTTTTACTCTGAAACTGGAAAATGAGTTTAGCTGACTTGACCATGTCTACTCTTCAGATTTTGCTGCACAAGGTGATTTACCATCTCCTTGAGGATATGGGAAGGCTGATTGTGGAGAAGGCACCAGGGACTGCTGAAACCCAAATTTCAGGGGAGGCTGAGGTCCTGAACATATTCGAGCTGAAAGGGCGTAGCAAGTCAAAAGGGCCAGACATCAAGATTGCTGGCTGCCGGATAACCGATGGGCGCTTTAGCAGAACTGGAACCATGCGACTGTTGAGAAGCGGAGACGTTGTCTTTGAGGGTCCTTGTTCTTCGCTGAAGCGAGAGAAGCAGGATGCTGACACGCTCGACAAGGGTAGCGACTGTGGATTGGTGATCGAGGACTGCGACGAATACCAGGTTGGGGATACCATCCAGTGCTTGGAGCAGGTGATCAGGAAGCCCAAGTTCATATCGACACAAAGCGGCGCAGTCCGTATAGAGTGCTGATTGAGGATAATCGTTTGTCGCCAGCATGATCCCATTGCTGCGAATTCAACCATTTGTTTGAACTGACCAAAATTTTGACGATGTAGCTTACTATTTTGTTATCGTGCAAGGGGCTAGATGCAAGTTGCAACAACACCCAGCACCTATCGATGTTGTACGCCTAGATAAAGATTGAGATGCTTTGGCACTGATGAACTGTGTAACATTTGAGAGAGGAAACTGGAGTCATATATTCTTGCAGTTTTCATAAGTTCTGCAATCAATGTAGAGGGAAGGCTAATTACTATCCCCAAATGATGCAAAAGGCACAGTTTAATGTTACGTTATTACTATATGATCTTATCAATGGTTTGCACGCTTGAAATTATAAGGCATATTTGAGAAGCTAATATTTAACTGGGTTATTGTCTTGGAAATATTTTGCTTCGATCAGTTTGTGGTCCAACAAAATGTTTTAGCTAAGGTTCTATATTATTACTGGATGAGCGATTGGCCTATTTGTAATTACTGGGATGAAGCATAACTGTTACAAGAACACATCtcattatttttatcatttaGAATTTGCTGATTTCTTGGACAATTAAAATGGATGTTTTCCAAGATATATCTTTGACAAATTATTAGTGTAGGTTTGTCGATTATTCGAGAcaaaattgatggcaacataaagtGATTTCATTGCGAATCCATCAATATCGGTTGTGTTTCGCATAATCTAGAAAAAAAAAGCGCATCAAATGGTTCAAATATTGTTGGGAGAAAAAC encodes:
- the LOC123447350 gene encoding translation initiation factor IF-2 isoform X1, translated to MMAWRMLRRKDVHAGLLNLAFRSDHGGTKHFATGTLGKLSQFVHGNGLQGAANCMISKQSTIRNFHAGVYMLAWHQKKEDVVGLKAPKREKRVRKETRSQPPVEAPYVAPKPKLTKSSPDKIVEIFDGMTLRELSKRSGATINALQSILADLGERVESEFDSITIDLAELVGMELGVNIRRMHTGEGTVEPRPAVVTVMGHVDHGKTSLLDSLRQTSVAAKEAGGITQHIGAFVVEMQSGASITFLDTPGHAAFSAMRARGAAVTDIVVLVVAADDGVMPQTLEAMSHAKAANVPIVVAINKCDKSGADPERVRIQLGSEGLLLEDMGGDVQVVEISALSKLGLDKLEEALFLQAEIMDLKARTDGPAHAFVVEARVDRGRGPLATTIVKSGTLVSGQYIVVGAEWGRIRSLRDTAGKVTESAKPAMPVEIEGLRGLPMAGDDVVVVDSEERARMLSQGRKKKQEKDRLRKIDENMTEEAEIGEETPERVEMPIIVKADVQGSVQAVTDALRNLNSPQVFVNIVHVGVGPVSEHDIDLAQACRACIVGFNVRDPPSAITLGATQANIKILLHKVIYHLLEDMGRLIVEKAPGTAETQISGEAEVLNIFELKGRSKSKGPDIKIAGCRITDGRFSRTGTMRLLRSGDVVFEGPCSSLKREKQDADTLDKGSDCGLVIEDCDEYQVGDTIQCLEQVIRKPKFISTQSGAVRIEC
- the LOC123447350 gene encoding translation initiation factor IF-2 isoform X2 is translated as MLAWHQKKEDVVGLKAPKREKRVRKETRSQPPVEAPYVAPKPKLTKSSPDKIVEIFDGMTLRELSKRSGATINALQSILADLGERVESEFDSITIDLAELVGMELGVNIRRMHTGEGTVEPRPAVVTVMGHVDHGKTSLLDSLRQTSVAAKEAGGITQHIGAFVVEMQSGASITFLDTPGHAAFSAMRARGAAVTDIVVLVVAADDGVMPQTLEAMSHAKAANVPIVVAINKCDKSGADPERVRIQLGSEGLLLEDMGGDVQVVEISALSKLGLDKLEEALFLQAEIMDLKARTDGPAHAFVVEARVDRGRGPLATTIVKSGTLVSGQYIVVGAEWGRIRSLRDTAGKVTESAKPAMPVEIEGLRGLPMAGDDVVVVDSEERARMLSQGRKKKQEKDRLRKIDENMTEEAEIGEETPERVEMPIIVKADVQGSVQAVTDALRNLNSPQVFVNIVHVGVGPVSEHDIDLAQACRACIVGFNVRDPPSAITLGATQANIKILLHKVIYHLLEDMGRLIVEKAPGTAETQISGEAEVLNIFELKGRSKSKGPDIKIAGCRITDGRFSRTGTMRLLRSGDVVFEGPCSSLKREKQDADTLDKGSDCGLVIEDCDEYQVGDTIQCLEQVIRKPKFISTQSGAVRIEC